The genomic interval ctgacagtaaatcagtgttgagtgctactgtaaggtgaACCCTGCCTGCCTATTAACATTTGGAAACATTAGACATTTAGAGAAGTATTCAGAAAGTAATTAAATGTGGTCAGTTGAAATgtaactatatttttttaatcaattaatagtaattgaaatagttacactagttattacatttaaaacaggcTAACTTGTGATCTGTAACCTATTATGTTTCCAAAgtaccttcccaacactgtatgagtgtgtgtgtgtgtgtgtgtgtccaggaGATGCGGCGGTGGGGAAGAGCTCACTGTGTCAGATGTTCCGCAGTGATGGCGCTGTCTTTCAGAAGAACTACACCATGGTAAGAACAGCACACAACATCAGTCAATAGAGGTACTGAGATGAACTGAATAGAAATGATTGGAGCATTAGAGCAGGAGTTTGCAAACTGGGACCCGGGGACCCAAAGGGGCCTGCAAGAGAGTAACATTAGGACAATGGAAAAGCTTGgacaaaaacagagaaaacatttaataaatataaaaataaataataataatatttaactaaataaataaaattaaaattaaaataaaaattaattaaaataataaatatttgataataaaaaatacatctgtCAGTACAGTACTACAGTCAgtagaaaataataatgttaataattttctaaaataataatataatgtaatagaaactttttcactgtataaattgGGTCTTTATGCATGAAAATATACAGCTGCCTTGtcagtaaactaaaatattaaaaatgcctGCATTACAGTGAGAGAGAAACATCTCTCAGAAATACATCTATTTCATTACTTGCAGCAAACAAACAGGCAGACAGAGAGATGGACAGGTGTGGATCACAGCACATCGACCACTGAATGAGCCCATCATCAGCATCAAACCCTTTAATGATGCAGATGACTGATCGATTGATTTGATCAGAAatgaactgtgtgtgttttgcagaaTGTTGGTGTGGAGCTGCTGGAGAAATCAGTGTCCATCCCAGATACCACTGATGCTgtggtacacacacacacacactctcatcATACCTGTTATTGATTGATCAGTacattgattgattaattgactGTGTGTTTTGTGTCTCTCAGGAGCTCTACATCTATGACTCAGCCGGACGGGAGCCGTTCGCAGACACCTGTGAGAACATGGTGAGGGTAATAAAACAGCCTGAATACAGTCAGTGTGACCCTGATGTGTGTctaatgatgtgtgtgtgtgtgtgtgtgtcagtggaATCAGCCGTCGGTCATGTGTGTGGTGTTTGACATCACCAGCGAAGCCTCGTTCACCAGCTGCAGCCGCTGGCTCGACAGGGTCAGATCACACTGCAACGGGCTGCAGGTGCCAGGTCAGAGGTCATggacacacactcatacacactCACATGCACAAGTGCCACCAGCATTAACCAccactaaaaataatttacagaaatcaaataaaaattgatcTAAAATATTAGGTGAAAAACATAAACAACTTAGacaaattagaaatgttaagatttgtacattttaacaaaatgactaaagttaaactgaaaatataaaaataaaagctaattcaaaatataaaaaattctaatagtatataaatgatgctaaaataattCTGTGCATCtcattatcatatttttatcatgttttgtTGATTTTATCAAACTGATTTTGTGTCATTTGATCAAATGGCTTCAGTGTTTTAACCAGAAAAACTTCTAAAATCCATCATTGATAATACTCACTGCTGTTTCATACTGATGATGATGACATTCAGGAAGTGGCGGTGGTAGTGATGTcagttgtgtttgtgttcaggtGTGCTGGTGGGGAATAAGTCTGACCTGTCGTCCAGGAGGGAGGTGGAGGCCGACGCCGCTCAGTCGTGGGCTCAGAGTCACGGGCTGGAGTATCACGAGACGTCCGCTGTGAGCCAAATCACCcgcatcttcatcatcatcatcgctATCTCTCACTGTCTGCACATGTGAACtgaatctgtgtgtttgtgttttgcagaAGGAGATCGGACAGTATGAAGCTCCGTTCGTGAGTCTGGCTCGAACGTTTCACTCGCTCTATCAGGATCAGATTCAGATCATCCAGAGTCTCGTTTAACCTCGTCAGCGCTCGACTGGACAATCAGTCATAAGTGttttgtactgtacatttcagtgtgtgtttgtcttcTGTGGTCTGAACTCAATGAAATAAAACTCGTCCTCTAAACTCTGCCAAACATgcttatgtctgtgtgtgttacAGTTAACATGTTATACATTGATCTTGAGTCATCTGTGACCCCAGACCACAAAAACCAggcataagggtcagttttttgaaattgagatttatacatcatctgaaagctgaataaatacgttttcagatgatgtaaagTTTATCCTATcctttgttagaataggacaatatttggtcgagatacaaccatttgaaaatctggaatctgagggtgcaaaaaaaaaatctaaatattgagaaaatcgctgttaaagttgtccaaaatgaagttctcagcaatgcatattactaatcaaaaattacgttttgctatatttacagttggaaatttacaaaatatcttcaaggaacatgatcttaatatcctaatgatttttggcattaaaatttttttttataattttaacccattcaatgtattgttggctattgctacaaatatacctgtgcaactGAAGACTGGTcacagggtcacattttagttATAAGTTAGTAATTTCATGATATGGTGTGTTGCATAATTACATTCTGAGTacatatgtttttaacatataacattttaacataataaagATGTTTTTGTTCTTCATTAGGTCAGGGACAGACTGTCTGCTTGAGTGGACGAAAAGACAAATCTTGCAAACCATTGACATCAACAAGGCATCAAAACAATCATTTGTTGTGAGAGaaataacacaataaatcacacacatacgtctacacacaaacacacatacacacacacacaccgtttTTATGAATTGTGTAAATACAAATTTGTGTCCTGATAtgtcacaaaacacacacacacacacactgtgtgtgATTATGTGACGGCCAGCAGAGGGAGTCAGAGTTCGATCTCTGTGTCGATATTTGTGCTGAAGCAGATGTGAGTCTGTGATGCTTGAGTGGGATTAGTTGGTCTTATCTGGTCTAGTCTAGCGACTTGAGagttttttaagattgtttgaGAGAACACATGCAAATGAGTCGACATGAATCCAGCTCTTATTACCCATGATGATTTTATTGACTTCTGATTTgctcttttattctttttttgtcttcttgAATCAAGAAGTCTATGTGTGGTTTATTAACAGATGTTCATATATTCATGTATGTATcttttctcatatttatatatatagtcatgTATCATTAATACGTTTATAATGACATATAAACCGCGGCCGGTTTGTGGGATCGTTTTCTCTTCCCTGGGTTCACAGCGGCCACGAAGGTTCACAGTATTTATGTgcaacaaaatgaaatgaacatgAAGAAAAGAGATTTCAAGAGCTCTCAGTCTAAACGCCGTCGAGCCTTCGCTCTCTCGTCAGCTCTGATTCATCACGTGATTGAAAACTTGTTAGTTTATGGAAGATAAGAAAATCATGCATTTCACGTTTCTTTTTTGGACTTCGACATGTAAActggtcatcatcatcatcatcattagtGTTAGAAATGAGTCCGCCCGCGAGTGGAGCGACGCTCCTCCTCACCCGTAGGGGTCGCCGTCTCTCATACAGGCGTGGTGCGGCGGTTGGCGTCCTTCGAGTCTTTCTGGATGCAGTTGTGCACCTGTAGGAAGTCCGGCTCTCTCTCGGAGTTGTACATCGGAGGCGTCCCGTGCGGAGTCTTCAGCGTGTCCCCGCCGCCGCGGCCGAGGGTGTACATGGAGATATCAGTGGACGGCAGCGCTCCGAACGCCTTCAGTCCCACGGGCGAGGCGTCGCGCGAGTGCGACGGGTCGGTGGAGCGGCTGGAGGAGCGCGAGCGGCGCCGGTAACGGTAGCGGTAGCTGGGGATTCTGGTGATGGCGGATCCCTGCAGATAGTCTCCGCCGCCGCCTCCCGTCCGCGCCCGAGCCACGCGTAACTCCCGATGGCGGTCGATGAACATGTGAACGGCCAGAACGCCCACCATCTCCGCCATGATGAAGGACAGCGCGCCGAAATAAAAGCTCCAGCCGTACGAGTAGCTGTTCTTCTTCGAGTCGCTCTTGGACGGGTCGCCCGCGTTGGCTGATATGTACACGATTATCCCGATGATGTTACTCAGACCTGAGGATCGACACACACGGAACATCAGTCACACGCGTGTGTGTTCAACATCAGAGCTGAAGAAATAgatgattccacactcaatcatgGCCTCATCTTACTACGCctttgtttcattgtttgttttgaacatttgaacaaaaattacatattgtgcctttacaGAACAGACGCCACTGGATCACTACAAAAGTTTTCCACTCTAAGGTTCTTTAGGTACAGCATGTGAAAAAAGAGCTGGTTTACATAATGATTTCATTCACATTGAGCTCAAAATGACCAAATTACTTTCTTAGATTTCTGGAGAGCTGCGCGACCGAAGCGAAATGGAATTAAGTGAATTGGCTGTGATACTTAAAGCTCGTGATGCGCGCTCACCCGCAGATACGAAGAAGATTCCTGCGCTGAGGATGATGTTGTGTCGAGTCTTGTAGAACTCGCTGGCGGCGACACAGAGGCCGCCCATGAACAGCAGGATGACACTGAGGATGGGGAAAATACTGGAGGCCCGAACCgcacctgaaacacacacatcacGTTATGAGACGCCGGACGTCTGGAGAGAAAGTGTGTTCTGACCAGGATCTGCCCTCTAACAGTCAATCAAAGgccatcagccaatcagattagagCTTGACGTGGGCGCGTTTCTCATGCGATCAGGCGTTGAGTCTTTAGGACAGGCTTATTAAAACATTGacactattaaaacatttttcttaactaaaataaaatataaatatctgatGAAAAACTGAAGGAAAATTAGACCTTGACAACTACCTGAAACAGGTTTAAatcaaagcaaaaaaataaaaacaaacaaaaactaaaacagaaataaagtaaaaaattaaaaaacaaaaaaacaaaaaaaacaatcataaaataaattaaccaacaaattacaaaagcacataaaaatgactaaaatgtacatgaaattaaaatgataattataaatataataataaaagtgaattcaaatgttaataaaattaataaattgataaaaaattataacagtatataaaaaatggtaaaataacaCACTGGccacaaactaaaacaaaattatttcaaataaagctacaattaaatatttgaatgttaaaaaaaaataaaagcacataacaaaatgactaaaaccgAAAAAATGAGTTAAAAGTATTCAAATTTTTCATATGTATACAAATACTACAGTAAAATAGAAATAGCACAAATAACTAACATAATAGACACTTTGATGCACTCAGTGGGAGGAAACGataaacgcacacacactcgTACATGACCTTCATCGGTGCATCTGACTGACACACATACTCGTCTCTCCTCTCCTGTGTGAAGTCGTTCGTCTCTAAACTCTCTCCAGTTTCTCTGCTCAGCGTTTCTGTGTGTTAAACTGCTGATTCCAGAAACAAACTTCAGAAACAGACTCGATCTCTTTCTGATTCATGATAATGTTTGTCTTCTGTTCAGTTCATCTGCCTCTTCTCGGCTCAGttccttcatcatcatcatcatcatcatcacacacTCGACTGTCCGGATTATGTGTCCTTATTATGTGACTCTGACCTCTAATCAAGAGAAGTatagtgtctgtgtgtgtgtgtgtgtcataatgattgattgactgatgaCATCACGGCATGAGGTCACCACTTCCTGTCAGTCACATGACATCACTCAGAGCCCATCGATCGGTCAGTTCAGCAACACAGAAGTGATGAATGACTGACAGGAGCTCATCACAATCTTCACAGTCTCTTCATTCTAAACATGCAAAGTGCAAAGTGTAGTGTGTGCTTTACAGAACaagcgcgtgtgtgtgtgtgtgtgtgtgtgtgtgaatattaCAGCATCTCTGTCTCTTTCATTCTGCATGGATGAGGAGGAGAGGATGAAGAGCGCAGGGCATTTCAgagttttgacccatataaactgcagtgaaatatttatagaaataagTGACCTAATTAAAGACTTTAAAGAGCAGCAGCAGCTCTGAGCAGCAAACCatcatgctctctctctctctctctttctcacacaatCTTCatctcaccatcatcatcatcacacacacatgcacatgttTGACTTACGCAGGAAATACTCTGACGCGTCGGCTTCATAGTCGGCATCTTCAGGAAAGTGATCGATGTGTTTACACATGCCTTTAAAATTACCTGAgaaacagacagagacagagacattaGTGAAGCAACCAGTTGTTCAGcaattatttctatttctgcATGTATGAGCTTAGAAAAACCATCATGTTTAACAGCTGAATTCTCAGTCTAGAACTAAACTACCCATAATACTCAcatccaccaatcagagaagaTGCAGTTACCATGGAAACATAAATTATGGCAAAAGAGCTCAATAATGACCTTAATGAAATATTCTGAATGACATCATCCGGTCCCTCTGCACTCTCCAGCTACTTCAGTAagacttttgatcaaataaattgatACCTTCATCAAAGaggctttaaattaaaaaatcagaagtgacagtaaagacatttataatgttttaaataaatgctgttcttttgaactttctattcatctgtgaatcctgaaaaataaaatgcatcacaaaaaattccacagaaatattgtgcagcacaactgttttcaacattaataataatcagaaattaagagcagcaaatcagcatattagaatgatttctgaaggatcatgtgacactgaatgatgctgaaaattcaactttggtcacagaaatacattttaacagatattcacagaaagcagctgttttatttttatatttattattattattattattttatttatttatttaatttttaaaaaactttactgtatttttaaccaaaacgttaaaaagtcttacaagTCTTAACCAGATGTGGTTTCTTACTTCATATTACAGTCAAGCAAAAcacttaaaactaaaaatatcatattaaaatattataatatatatatatatatatatatatacatatttaaaaagtatttataaaaaaaaatcaaaaataaaaaataaaaatatataaaatattatttctctaAAAGGTGGGGCAGGCCAGCTTTATCATTCTCCCTTCAGCCCTAAACAATGGCCGTTTCGCAAACGGAAAGCTGCATCCTCCCTAGGTCGCATTTGTAGGCTGCATACGTCATAAAGAAgatcttatttaattatattaacagTTAGAAATTTGACCATTATTCTTAGTGAAGCATAAATTGTTGTGATATGCTTATGACTCACGAATGTAATGttcaattaactgaaataaaccagGCTTGATGACGTATGCAGCCTGCAAATGTGACCTCCGGAGGATGCAGCCTTTACTAAATAGTATGTGAGATTACAATAAGTGTGTCCCAAAGCATAGTATGCTGAAAAGAGTATGCCAAAAGTCACCGGATGGTCTACTACTTCAGGTCGATTTTTGAAGTGTGGATTCGTGCACACTCCAATGGCTAATATTGCCCACAGTCCATTGCGCTTTGGCAAAGGTTTCGGTCCAGGACTCCAaataaaacccattaaaaaactacaaacatggCGGATGTGCGCGGCCGGCGGTTAGGTAGAGAAGTTTAGAAAAAAGGTTTTAAGTTAAACCCAATAATCAACATTTaacctgaaaaaatatttatttaatgttatctgTGTAATATTTCATCTGCAACAGCAACATGAACTTTTAGAAACATCCGTTTGGTCgttaacttttaaatgcatcattacGCAGAAAATACGAGCAGACTTGAAAATACGTGCTACTTCTTTTCTCTCCAATATggtagaaagaaagaaattaaattaaatgtgaccctggaccacaaaaccagtcttaagtcgctggggaatatttgtagtaataggcaaaaatacattgtatgggtcaaaatgattgatttttgttttatgccaaaaatcattaggatattaagtaaagatcatgttccatgaagatattttgtaaaattcctactttacatatatcaaaacttaatttttgattagtaatatgcaatgttaagaactttatttggacaactttaaaggtgattttctaaatattttaattgttttgcaccctcaggttccagattttcaaatagttgtatctcgaccaaatattgttctatgcaaaccatacatcaatggaaagcttatttattcagctttcagatgatgtataaatctcaatttggaaaaattgacccttatgactggttttgtggtccaggctcacaaaTGTGGAGGATGTTAACTGTGACAAAATGATTGACAGGTCAGTTTACTGTGACAGGGTAAAGACGCAGTTGTGTGACGTGATAGTTTGTCCCAAAGCTTGCCTTCTCTTCTACTACACACTCAGAAGTGTGCACTTTTTCTGCTTTAAGGGCATAGTATATGTAAGCACATTGGGACACAGCAAATGAGTGTTGTTTCTGATGATTGTGAGCGCTGAACCTGCAgctgacctctgacccctgacctctgacccctgTCACATGATCTCTCTTCCCCTGTAGGATGACTGTGCTTCTCTGTAcagactctctctctccctctgctGCTGCTGTACGCATGTATGTTGCATAACTGCATTACATAATTCACTGTTCTCCACACGTGAGTGTGTGTCAGTGATTAGGAGTGTGTCTAACAGGATTACCCTTATTCCACTGATCTCTGAGATGGGCtcaccctcacacacacacacacacacacacacacacacacacatgcacgcaaACGTCACTAATGACTGCAGGATGAAGGAGCCTGTTTGCCTCATGGCTTTAGTGCTGTGACATCATcgccatcatcatcatcagataCACAAACATTGTGAACATTCTCAGCATTTGTAaggaatcacacacacacacacacacacacacacacacacacacactccatgGCCCTGTGTGCTACGCTGTGGACTGTCATCACCTTTCAGCGGGTGTGAAATGTTCTCAGTGGAGCTGGAAACGTCTCAGTacccgtctgtctgtctgtctgtctcacacTAATAAACACAGCCTCACCTGTCCAGATGGAAAGTCTAACTGACTGTAATAATTATATGAGAGTCTGaggggaaacacacacacacacacacacacacacacacatattgatCTCTAGTATCCTGTAACTGTGAAACATCTTCAGCTCACagactctttttttcttctgacaTAAATGTGGTCAGACTCATTTTAATCTGCTCTCACAGGAACAGGAGGAGTTCTTACAGACCCAGAAACACAGAACAGATCAAATGAAGAGCAGCACTACATCACACACATATGTGACTGTCTGATGACTGAGCTACGTGAATTAACGGTTTACAACATTCTGATATTACAACTGTGACAACTGATCGATAAAatcaattatgaaaatatttgacAGGAAAACCACCAGTCATGTCATATTACAGCACTGAATGAAGCATTTCTGTGGACAAAAGGCACCAGTAAATCAGCAGAGGACACTGACTGAACTGATGCAGGAAAAGAGAATGCATCATATTGAagtcaacattaaaaaaaattcactctatatattttttaaatgcatgttacagacctttttttgtgaataattGATTCATGCAtgagtttcatttttttcctcatactttgtaataaaatgcaatgtcaTTCTTCTCTCTAGTGACATATGCAGGACTTCTCCAATCATTTAATGCTCTTAAACTCTGCTCCTGCAAGCTCACACTTATCTGAGAGCCACGCCCACATCTCAACAGCCAATCAGCAACCAATGCTCGGATGCTTGTCACAATACAGCAGAAAAGATCTGCTGCTACTTACGTTGTATCTTTAAAAAAGAAgtcaacttccagaacaaaaacttacagataatgtactcacccccttgtcatccaagatgttcatgtctttctttcttcagttgtaaagaggaaaacatttcagcatttttctccatataatggactgatatggtgccccaattttaaacttccaaaatgcagtttaaatgcggcttcaaacgatcacaaatgtggttgtaaacgatcccagccgaggaagaagggtcttatctagcgaaaccattgttgttctggaagtggacttctcctttaaacacacAGTTTAACTGAGGTATTAATCTTGTCTGTAAATGTTACAGATTGAAGTAtttccatttttaataaattctcatcttgtatttgtatttattatttctaaagCACATTTCAATACAACCGAGGTTGCTTGCATCTTGAATCTGATGTTCAAACAAGTATGATgatgcttttaatttattttcattatattgaaCTATCACAGATGTGTAACCAAAGGCATTTGTCACGATGTCATTGTTTTCACACCAGTGTGATTCTCCTGTGATGATGCCGGTAATCACCTGTTTGGATGTTAGTAGGTGATAACAGgagttttttcattgtgcaatAACCTACACAATAGAgtagctttctttctttcttttttttaacttttaacttttttaaaattaaaccaaagAGAGCTAGTTTCTACAGCTCAACTGGTTAAACTAGGCTGAACTAGATCTGATTGAAAGACCTGATTTTACACCATCAGACAGTATCTACAGCAACCAGAATAAGAGCCGACCCTGAGGGGTCAAAGGTTAAAAGCTTTATCTGTAAATGAAACCATGCTGAGATGAAACCATCCTGATCTCAGACCTGCTGACAGACAGACGAGCACAGAGCAGAGCAGCACATGGATCTGATGTCATTCTAATGAAATGATTCTTCTGCTGTAACTCACTGCTTGTCATGAGCGTTTCCAGATCCTGCTGCTTTTAAAAGCTCCTGAATCCTAGAAGCTGATTGGCTGGTTCTCTCGCTCATTTACAATCAGGCAGAATTACATGCAGATGATTCAAACTCAGTCACTATTGCAACAACACATCATTTACAGAGTCAACAGCTGCCAGGATATATAATTCCTCATGTAAAactttaatgttttcaaaaggagcctcttctgcttaccaatgattgtaatattattacagtttaaaacagctgttttctaagtgaatatctgttaaaatgtaattgatttctgtgatcaaagctgaattttcagcatcattactccagtctccagtgtcacatgatccttcagaaatcattctaatgtgctgattattatcaacgttgaaaacagttgtgctgcacaatatttctGTTGAACTCCGTGAAACATGAATAGAACgttcaaatgaacagcatttttttgaaataggaatcttctgtaacattataaatgtcactttttatcttactgaccccaagtGCGAAACTGCTCTTCAGAGTTTCATCCATGTATCATCTATTCAGAAAACATTACAGAGTAACCATAAATCTAAACCAGACTTTGTGCTAATATAAAAGATTAAATCCTGTCCACACGAGACTACAGAGGATGTCAGATGGTCCAGTGAGATCACAGAGGTCACAGAGGTCACAGGTGACCGCTGTGTCTGGACGGTGACATAACAGGCCATCAAACGCCGCTGTCTCCTGTTCCTCCTGCCCTCCGGACAGACCATTGATCCTCCCTCCATACAAGTGCCACAAAAATAGTCATCAGGAAGTGACATGCACGACAGAACATGAAAATTAGCAGCTGATGAATTTGTGTGCACTTACAGATGGACGCTGGATCATATTTTAGAGTTCGGTTTGTCTGATCGTCACCTGTACGTGAATGAGGCGATCACACAGGGTTCACGTTAGGCCGGGCTTCACTAAAGACACACAGCAACAACTAAAACAAAGGGAAATCCTGATGCCGACTGCAGCTGCGTAACTCTGTTATTAACATCACTGCTCTACAGCCATCAGTGTGGAAATAAACCCATGAATTATTCACTGCATCATTTCTGCTCGATCGGTTTCGCACattaaataaagtgttatttaGATTGGTATTTGAAGAACTAAATATAAAGGCAGAGGATGCACGGCCACAGAGAGTCACCGAACTCCTTCATTAATACATTCCCTCAGACTAACCATTCTGGAGATACTCCATAACCTAAATATCAGTCAGGAATTAACGAGAGGCACTGAAGTCAGGCCTCACTGGATGAATTGATCAGCCGTTAGCGTCAGATTCATCATATATCACAGCTGTTTAGCTGAAGTCATATAAACTGCTGACTGGAGCACAAATCACTTTGTTCTCAATGCGTCTCCAGATCACTTCAGTGAGGAAATTCAAAGCATTAAGACTTTATtgtaaaaactacaaaaaaagacTATATAGTAACATGTGCTTTTCTGTGAAcaggatttttgtttttatggattttaacatgacaaaatgtgttaaacaggcaaatactgtgttcttactgccaaaaaatcttacttaaatacttaaaaactgCGTAATGGCTCAGCCACAGTCCGTTCACAAacttgacccaaaaatgaaaatgtgctgaaaatgtgctcactgtcaggtcatccaagattagaatgagtttcttcatcagatttgtgaAAATgagtcattccatcactgtctcaccagtgtgaatgggtgccgtcagaatgagagttgataacaacatcacaataatccacaggtaatccacaccactccagtccatcagttcacatcttgagaagacaaaagctgaaacaaatccatcattaagacatttttaattcataataatgaaaaagtccatctcctgttgtctctcacatcaaaatccagccacatatttgtttagagctgtttttgattgttttggcttgtaaacggtgcttgatctgtgcagatttctctcctgattcagaccagaccactttttcaccggaggaagcgttattatggattatggacttggaattttatttaaacatgtcttaatgatggatttgtttcagcttttgtcttctcaagatgtgaactgatggactggagtggtgtggattacctgtggattattgtgatgtttttatc from Labeo rohita strain BAU-BD-2019 chromosome 6, IGBB_LRoh.1.0, whole genome shotgun sequence carries:
- the cacng2b gene encoding calcium channel, voltage-dependent, gamma subunit 2b codes for the protein MGVFERGVQMLLTTVGAFAAFSLMTIAVGTDYWLYSRGVCKIKTSNENETSKKNEEVMTHSGLWRTCCLEGNFKGMCKHIDHFPEDADYEADASEYFLRAVRASSIFPILSVILLFMGGLCVAASEFYKTRHNIILSAGIFFVSAGLSNIIGIIVYISANAGDPSKSDSKKNSYSYGWSFYFGALSFIMAEMVGVLAVHMFIDRHRELRVARARTGGGGGDYLQGSAITRIPSYRYRYRRRSRSSSRSTDPSHSRDASPVGLKAFGALPSTDISMYTLGRGGGDTLKTPHGTPPMYNSEREPDFLQVHNCIQKDSKDANRRTTPV
- the ift27 gene encoding intraflagellar transport protein 27 homolog: MVKLRARCVVVGDAAVGKSSLCQMFRSDGAVFQKNYTMNVGVELLEKSVSIPDTTDAVELYIYDSAGREPFADTCENMWNQPSVMCVVFDITSEASFTSCSRWLDRVRSHCNGLQVPGVLVGNKSDLSSRREVEADAAQSWAQSHGLEYHETSAKEIGQYEAPFVSLARTFHSLYQDQIQIIQSLV